DNA from Kitasatospora herbaricolor:
GGCAAATGACGGTGCAGGGGGACTGGACGAACGTGCTGGGGACCGGGGGTGACGGCTCGGCGCCGGTGAGCGGGCGGGTACCGGCTCCGGCGAGGCGGCGGGCGGCACCGGCACGACCGCGCGCCTCGGGGCCGGGAACCCCGGCAGCGGGGCGGTCGCCGCTCCGCGCGGGCTCACGCCGCACGGCGCGGGTGCCCGTCCTGCGAAGGCCGGGACCGCGTCGCTTCCCGGCGGTGGCCGTCACACCCTGCCTCCTGCCGTACCGGGGTCTTCCCACCTCTTGGCTGTCACCAGAACCGATCCTACGATGGACAGGTTCTAAGTCAAGAAGAACATCAGCCTCCCGTCCGATCCGTGCCGAAAGCCCACTGATAAAATCCAGCCATCCCATGAGCCCGAATAGGCGGACCAATATGAGCGACCTGCTGGAGCGACTGCGAGGACGCGGCTGGCGGATGACTTCCCAGCGGCGTGTCGTTGCGGAGGTCCTCGACGGTGACCACGTGCACTTCACCGCCGACGAGGTGCACGTCCGCGCGGCCCAGCGGCTGCCCGAGATCTCCCGGGCGACCGTCTACAACACCCTCGGCGAACTGGTCGCCCTCGGCGAGGTCATAGAGGTCACCACCGACGGCCGCGCCAAGCGCTACGACCCCAACGCCCACCACCCGCACCAGCACCTGGTCTGCTCCGGCTGCGGCACCGTCCGCGACGTGCATCCGGCCCGCGACCCGCTGGCCGACCTCCCGGCGGACGAGCGCTTCGGCTTCACGGTCTCCCGCGCCGAGGTCACCTACCGGGGACTCTGCCCCTCCTGCGCCTGACGGGACGATGACCGGGGCGCCCTGACACGTCGGGGCCCCGGGCTCGTCAGGCCCCCGAACCGGCCCCCTGACCTGACCGACCCGCGCCCCGGGCGACCCCGCGAGCGCCTGCCGCCGGAGGGCCGGTCGCCCGCTGCCCGCCAGCCCGCCAGCCCGCCAGCCCGCCAGCCCGCCGGCCCGCCGGCCCCTGTCCGCCGGGATACCGCTGCCCACCGATGACGCCCCGGACGCGGGCTCCGAGCCACCGAGGTGTTCGGCGGGCCCCGCGCCCGAGCGTCCCCTGCAGCCGAACCGGCCGGAATCGTCCCGGCGGCCCGCCCGGCCCGGCCCCCGAGAACCCCGCACCGGCGATCGGTCGTCGACGCACCGGCACGGCTCGGGCAAGTGGCCCGACCTGATGCCTTGACAGGTCCAGGGAGAGCCCCCGAGACTTCGGGAGAGCGCTCTCTCAGACAGCCACCGCAGCCTCGGCCACCCCGCGACGACCGGTCGGCACGCACCTGCCGCGCTCACGCACCGCCGGCCCGCCGCACGGCGGGTGCCGTCGGCGCCCGCCCCGCCGCGCCACCGGCTCCGCCCACCCCGCCACCCCCTGCGGGGCTCCCGCACGCCCCCACCCCCTGCGGGGCCCGCGGCACGCTCCCCACCGTGCCGCGGGCCCTGAGCCGCCCCCGCCGTCAGGAGCCGTCGTGCCCCGTCCGAAACCACGATCCGCCCTCGCCGGGCCACTCGCCGCCCTGCTGGTGGCCGGTGCCCTCGCCGCCTTCGGCGGACCGGTGGCCCAGGCCGCCGACCAGCCGTGGACCAACGCGGCCCAGACCCCCGAGCAACGGGCCGACGAGCTGCTCGCCGCGATGACCCAGGCCGAGAAGCTGACGATGCTGCACGGCGGCCCGTCCTGCGGCTACGCGGGCTGCATCCCGGCCAACACCCGGCTCGGCATCCCCGCACTGCACTTCCAGGACGGCCCGGTGGGCGCCGGCGACGGCCTGACCGGCGTGACGCAGCTGGCGGCCCCCGTCGCCGGTGCGGCCAGCTGGGACCCGGCCCTGATGCGCGAGTACGGGCAGGTGCTCGGCGGCGAGCAGTGGGGCAAGGGCACCAACGTCGTGCTCGCGCCGACGGTCAACATCGTCCGCGACCCCCGTTGGGGCCGGGCCTTCGAGTCCTTCGGCGAGGACCCGTACCTGGCCGGGCAGATCGGCGCGGCCGACGTCGCGGGCATCCAGAGCCAGGGCCCGATGGCGCAGGTCAAGCACTTCGCGGTCTACAACCAGGAGACCAACCGCAACAGCATCGCCGACAACGCCGTGGTCTCCGACCGCGCGGAGCGCGAGATCTACCTGCCGGCGTTCGAGGCCGCGGTCAAGCAGGGCGTCGACTCCGCGATGTGCTCGTACTCGGCCGTCAACGGCGCCTTCGCCTGTGAGAACGGACCGCTCCAGAACGGCGTGCTCAAGGGCGACCTCGGCTTCAAGGGCTTCGTCACCGCCGACTGGGGAGCCACCCACTCCACCGTCGCCTCGGCCAACAACGGCCTCGACGTGGAGATGCCGGGCAGCGACTACTACGGCACCGCGCTCACCAACGCCGTCAACGCCGGCCAGGTCCCGCAGGCGACGATCGACGACCACACCCGCCGGGTGCTGACCTCGATGTTCCGCCGCGGGCTCTTCGACCGCACCCAGACCGGCAACCGGGACGCCGTCGTCACCTCCGCCGCGAACGCCGCCGTCTCGCAGAAGGTCGCGCAGGAGGGCAGCGTCCTGCTGAAGAACACCGCCTCGGTGCTGCCGGTGGCGCCCACCGTCCGCTCGATCGCCGTGATCGGCGACGACGCCGGGGCCGGCGTCATGTCCCAGGGCGGCGGCAGCGCCGCCGTCAACGCCCCGCACGTGGTGACGCCCTACCAGGGCATCAAGTCCCGTGCCGGCGCCGGTACGACGGTCACCTTCGCGCAGGGCGTGCCGTCCGCGGACGGCTCCCTGCCACCGGTGCCGACCTCCGCGCTCAGGCCGTCCACGGGCACCGGCACCGGCCTGTACGGTGAGTACCACAACAGCACCGACCTCTCCGGCGCGGTGGTGGCGAGCCGGGTCGACCCGGCCGTCGACACCGTCTGGGGCGGGCAGTCGCCCGCCGCCGGCGTCAACACCACCAACTGGTCGGTGAAGTGGACCGGCACGCTGACCCCGCCCACCACCGGCAGCTACCAGTTCTCGCTCAACAGCGACGACGGCAGCCGGCTGATCGTCGGCGGCCAGCAGGTCATCAACAACTGGTACAACCAGGGCCCGACGACCCGCACCGGCAGCGTCACGCTCACCGCCGGGCAGCCCGTCAGCATCGAGGTCGACTACTACCAGGCGGGCGGCGGCAGCAGCGCCTCGCTCGGCTGGCAGGTCCCCGGGCAGAGCGCCCACGACCAGGCCGTGACGGCCGCCCGCGCCGCCGAACTCGCCGTGGTCTTCGTCAGCGACTTCCAGTCCGAGGGCTCCGACCTGCGCGACATCGACCTGTCGGCGGAGCAGAACCAGCTCGTCGCCGACGTCGCCGCCGCCAACCCGCGCACCGTCGTGGTGGTCAACAGCGGCTCCGCGGTCACCATGCCGTGGGCGGGATCGGTGCAGGGCATCGTCGCCAACTGGTACCCGGGGCAGGAGGCCGGCAACGCGATCGCCTCGCTGCTCTACGGCGACGTCAACTTCTCCGGCAAGCTGCCCGTCACCTTCCCGAAGTCGCTGGCCGACGTGCCCGCCTCGACCACCGCCCAGTGGCCCGGGCAGAACGGCACCGTGCAGTACTCGGAGGGCGTGAACGTCGGGTACCGCTGGTACGACGCCAGGAACAAGGAGCCGCTCTACCCCTTCGGGTACGGCCTCTCGTACACCACCTTCGGCTACTCGGGCCTGACGGTCTCCGCCCCCGACGCCGCCGGCAACGTGGCGGTCGGCTTCGACGTCAGCAACACCGGTACCAGGGCCGGCGCGGAGGTCGCGCAGGTCTACGTCGGCCAGCCGGCCGCCGCCGGCGAACCGCCGAAGAACCTGCGGGGCTTCCAGAAGGTCGCCCTCGACCCGGGGCAGACCAAGCACGTCTCGCTCACCCTCGACGCCCGCAGCTTCCAGTACTGGTCGGGCTCCTGGACGACGGCCGCCGGCACCCACACCGTCTCGGTCGGCTCCTCCTCGCGCGACCTCCGCCTCACCGGCCAGACCACCGTCACCGGCGGTGGCGGTACGGGCGGCGGCCTGACCCTGCTGCCGCGCACGGGGTGGACGGCCTCGGCCTCGTCCACCGGTGGCGGTGACGTGCCGGCGAACATGCTGGACGGGAACGCGGCCTCGCGCTGGTCCTCGGGCGTACCGATGACGTCCGGGCAGTCCGTGACGGTGGACACCGGCGCCGTACGGTCGCTGGCGCGGATCACCATGGACTCCGGCGGCAGCGCGGCCGACTACGCCCGGGGCTACCAGGTGTTCCTCTCCCCCGACGGCGTCTCCTGGGGATCCGCGGTGGCAACCGGCAACGGCACCGGCCCCCTGGTGACCACGGACTTCCCCGCACAGAACGCCCGCTACGTGAAGGTCGTCCAGACCGGCACCTCCACCTCCTGGTGGTCCGTCAGCGAGTTCAACGCGTACACCACCGGCGGTGGTTCGGGCGGCGGGCCGTCCGTGCTGCCGCGCACGGGGTGGACGGCCTCGGCCTCGTCCACCGGTGGCGGTGACGTGCCGGCGAACATGCTGGACGGGAACGCGGCCTCGCGCTGGTCCTCGGGCGTACCGATGACGTCCGGGCAGTCCGTGAGGGTGGACACCGGCGCCGTACGGTCGCTGGCGCGGATCACCATGGACTCCGGCGGCAGCGCGGCCGACTACGCCCGGGGCTACCAGGTGTTCCTCTCCCCCGACGGCGTCTCCTGGGGATCCGCGGTGGCAACCGGCAACGGCACCGGCCCCCTGGTGACCACGGACTTCCCCGCACAGAACGCCCGCTACGTGAAGGTCGTCCAGACCGGCACCTCCACCTCCTGGTGGTCCGTCAGCGAGTTCAACGCGTACGGGTGAACGCGCCGGGGCCGCCGCGACAGTCGCGGCGGCCCCGGACCGTGAGACCGCCCTCACGCCCGTCGGCCGCCGCGGGCCCGGGGCGAGGACGCCGGCGGGCCCGTCCACGGTCGGAGCCGACCGCACCGCGAGCGGTAGCGCCGTTTGCGCAGCAGCTGGACCTCGTCGGCGGCGCCCGGTACGCGGCAGGCGCCGTGCGCAGCACCGCCGGCCGAACGGTCGCGCCGAACGGCGACGGCCGAACGGCGCAGCCGCACCGAGAGGGCCGCACCGTGACGACCCGGCGGTGCGGGTACCGACGATCGCCCGTCGCAGGTCCACCGGGGCCGTACGGGTGAATTCGCCCGTTCGCGATGTTTGTCACTGTCTATGATCCTTTTCCGTGACGGACAGTCAGAACAGCGGAGCATTACGCGACAAGGCCGACGTGGTCGTCCTCGGCGCCGGGCCGGCCGGCCTGGTGCTCGGGAACCTGCTGCAGACGAGCGGGATCGACTGCGTCGTGCTGGAACGCGCCACCCGCGCGGAGGTCCAGGCCCGGTCCCGGGCCGGCTTCCTCGCCGCGAACACCGTGCGGATCCTGGACCGGCACGGCCTGGCCGAGGACCTCCACCGGCGCGGCCGCGAGCACGCCACCTGCGAGTTCCGCACCGAGGACGGCCGGTTCAGCCTTGACTACGCCACCCTCGGCCGGGGCGAGCGGCACACCGTGTACCCGCAGCACGCACTCGTGACGGATCTGCTGACGCGGTTCCTGGACACCGGCGGCCAGGTGCGTTTCGGAACCGAGGCGCTCACCGTGCGGGACGCGGACAGCACCCGACCGACCGTCACCGTACGGGATGCCGAGGGCCGCACCGGCAGCTGGCGGGGCCGGTACGTGGCCGGCTGCGACGGCCGGCACGGCGCCGCGCGGCGCTCGCTCCCGCCCGGCGCGGTCCGCCGCCACCACCTCGACCACGGCGTCTCCTGGCTCGGCCTGCTCGCCGAGGCGCCACCGAGCCTGGACGCGGTGGGCTACGCGGTGCACCCCCGCGGCTTCGCCGGGCACATGGCCCGCACGCCCGAGGTCACCCGCTACTACCTGCAGTGCGAGCGCGGCACCTCGCCCGACTCCTGGTCCGGGGACCGGATCTGGGACGAGCTGTCGCTCCGGCTGCGCGCCGCGGACTACGGCCCGCTGCACCGCGGCCCGGTCGTCCACCGCGCCGTGATCGACCTCGAGTCCGACGTGCTCGAACCACTGCGGCACGGCTCGCTCCTCCTCGCGGGCGACGCCGCGAGCCTGCTCAGTCCCTCCGCGGCCAAGGGCGCCAACCTCGCGGTGCTGGAGGCCGAGATCCTCGCCCTCGCCCTGATCGACGACCTCGGCCACGGCGATCCCGCGGGGCTCGACCGCTACTCGGCGCGGTGCCTGGAGCACATCTGGCGCGCGCAGGAGTTCTCCGGGTGGATGGTGCGGCTGCTGCACGGCGCCCCCGGCCCCGGCGGCGCGTCGATGTTCCAGGACGCCCTGCGCCGCTCCCGCCTCGCGTCCCTGGGCAGCTCACGCAGCTGCCAGGACTGGTTCGCCGAACACTACGTCGGCGTCTGAGCGCCCCTCACCCGAGCACCGGACCGCGTCCCCGCGCCGCTTCCCCGTGCCGGAGCCCGGACCCGGACCGGCATCCACCCGAGTACCGACATCCGCCCAGTACCGAAATGAGGACGCTCCGCCATGCCCACGACGTTCACGACCGACACCGACCGTTTGGCCGAGACGGTCGACTTCGTCCGGCAGCAGGACGCCGCCACCCTGCTGCCGCTGCTCCTCCCCGGCCTGGACGCCCTGGAACTACGGGCGCTGGTGGACCGCTGCCGGTTCTCGCACGCGGCGCTCCTGATCTTCCCGCCGGCCCGTGAGGCGCTGCACGGCGTCCTGGCCGGCTGCGGGCTGTCCACCGACGTGCCCGCGCAGCCCAGCGTGGTCGTCCGGGAGCGGCTCGCCGCCCGGCACCGTCGCGACCCGGCCGACCTGGACGTGCGGATCCTCCGCCCGCCCGTGGCCGGCCCGGACGGGACGAGCCGGACGGTCGAGGTGTTCACCCTGGCCGTGCCGCCCGGCTCCGACCTCGCCGGCATCGCCGAGACGGAACGCGCCCGGGAGCACGAGGCGCACCTGGCCTTCGACATCGAGCGCCCGGACCCGCTGGTCCTGCGCGGCATGTGCGCGATCTTCGCGCGGCACGGCGCGACGGCCGACGGCGGCGGGTACAACCCGCACGAGGACGGCACGGTGTTCTACTTCACCGCGCCCGCCGACACCAAGTCCGGCTACCGGCGGGTGGAGCTCTACGCACCCGGCGACCACCGGGACGTGCTCGCCGCCCACCTCGACGCCCACCGCGCACGGCACTCTGCCGAAACGCTCCTGCGCCTGATGACCGGGGCCTGGACCACCCAGGCGCTGGCCGTCTTCGCCGACCTGCGGGTCCCCGACGCCATGCACACCGACGAGGGCACCCCCGCCCGGACGCTGGCGCGGGCGGTCGGCGCGGACCCGGAGAGTCTGGGGACGCTGCTGCGCTACCTCGCCATGCACGGCCTGGTGGCGAGCGAGCGCGACGGCTTCCGTCTCACCGGACTCGGCGCGCTGCTGCGCACCGACGCCCCGGACTCCGTGCGGCCGCTGGCCCTGATGTACGGCGGCCCGTTCTACCGGTCGTTCGGAGCGCTCGGCCACACGGTGCGGACCGGGGAGGTCGCCTTCGACCACCTCTTCGGCGAGAACCACTTCGACCACTTCGCCCGGCACCCGGAACTCGCCGAACTCTTCGACCACTCGATGGCCGCCGCCTCGCGGATGTTCGCCCCGCTCACCGAGCACCCCGTCGTCACGGCCGCGAGCAACGCCCCCGGCCGGCGGACCGTCGTCGACATCGCCGGCGGCAACGGGGCCCTGCTCGGCCGCGTCCTCACCGCCCACCCTCGCCTCGACGGCGTCCTGCTCGAACGCCCGCACGTCCTGGACGCCGCGCGCCGCGCCATGGAGGCCGCCGGCCTGGACGGGCGCTGCGCCTTCCGGCCGGGCGACTTCGCGGACGTACCGCCGGACGGCGACATCTACGTCCTGTCCCGCATCCTGCACGACTGGGACGACGAGCGGTGCCGCGAGATCCTGCGCCACTGCGCCCGCGCCATGCCCGCCCACGCCGACCTGCTCATCGTCGAACGCGTGCTGCCCCTCGACGACTCGGCCTCGCTGGCCACCGCCTGGGACCTCCACATGCGGTGCAACGTCGGAGGCCGCGAACGCCGCACCGACCACTACGCCCGGCTCCTCGCCGACGCGGGGCTCACCCTCGTCGGCCGGTCG
Protein-coding regions in this window:
- a CDS encoding methyltransferase encodes the protein MPTTFTTDTDRLAETVDFVRQQDAATLLPLLLPGLDALELRALVDRCRFSHAALLIFPPAREALHGVLAGCGLSTDVPAQPSVVVRERLAARHRRDPADLDVRILRPPVAGPDGTSRTVEVFTLAVPPGSDLAGIAETERAREHEAHLAFDIERPDPLVLRGMCAIFARHGATADGGGYNPHEDGTVFYFTAPADTKSGYRRVELYAPGDHRDVLAAHLDAHRARHSAETLLRLMTGAWTTQALAVFADLRVPDAMHTDEGTPARTLARAVGADPESLGTLLRYLAMHGLVASERDGFRLTGLGALLRTDAPDSVRPLALMYGGPFYRSFGALGHTVRTGEVAFDHLFGENHFDHFARHPELAELFDHSMAAASRMFAPLTEHPVVTAASNAPGRRTVVDIAGGNGALLGRVLTAHPRLDGVLLERPHVLDAARRAMEAAGLDGRCAFRPGDFADVPPDGDIYVLSRILHDWDDERCREILRHCARAMPAHADLLIVERVLPLDDSASLATAWDLHMRCNVGGRERRTDHYARLLADAGLTLVGRSPLPLEGNVLHARRAGAPHPDGR
- a CDS encoding Fur family transcriptional regulator → MSDLLERLRGRGWRMTSQRRVVAEVLDGDHVHFTADEVHVRAAQRLPEISRATVYNTLGELVALGEVIEVTTDGRAKRYDPNAHHPHQHLVCSGCGTVRDVHPARDPLADLPADERFGFTVSRAEVTYRGLCPSCA
- a CDS encoding beta-glucosidase, with amino-acid sequence MPRPKPRSALAGPLAALLVAGALAAFGGPVAQAADQPWTNAAQTPEQRADELLAAMTQAEKLTMLHGGPSCGYAGCIPANTRLGIPALHFQDGPVGAGDGLTGVTQLAAPVAGAASWDPALMREYGQVLGGEQWGKGTNVVLAPTVNIVRDPRWGRAFESFGEDPYLAGQIGAADVAGIQSQGPMAQVKHFAVYNQETNRNSIADNAVVSDRAEREIYLPAFEAAVKQGVDSAMCSYSAVNGAFACENGPLQNGVLKGDLGFKGFVTADWGATHSTVASANNGLDVEMPGSDYYGTALTNAVNAGQVPQATIDDHTRRVLTSMFRRGLFDRTQTGNRDAVVTSAANAAVSQKVAQEGSVLLKNTASVLPVAPTVRSIAVIGDDAGAGVMSQGGGSAAVNAPHVVTPYQGIKSRAGAGTTVTFAQGVPSADGSLPPVPTSALRPSTGTGTGLYGEYHNSTDLSGAVVASRVDPAVDTVWGGQSPAAGVNTTNWSVKWTGTLTPPTTGSYQFSLNSDDGSRLIVGGQQVINNWYNQGPTTRTGSVTLTAGQPVSIEVDYYQAGGGSSASLGWQVPGQSAHDQAVTAARAAELAVVFVSDFQSEGSDLRDIDLSAEQNQLVADVAAANPRTVVVVNSGSAVTMPWAGSVQGIVANWYPGQEAGNAIASLLYGDVNFSGKLPVTFPKSLADVPASTTAQWPGQNGTVQYSEGVNVGYRWYDARNKEPLYPFGYGLSYTTFGYSGLTVSAPDAAGNVAVGFDVSNTGTRAGAEVAQVYVGQPAAAGEPPKNLRGFQKVALDPGQTKHVSLTLDARSFQYWSGSWTTAAGTHTVSVGSSSRDLRLTGQTTVTGGGGTGGGLTLLPRTGWTASASSTGGGDVPANMLDGNAASRWSSGVPMTSGQSVTVDTGAVRSLARITMDSGGSAADYARGYQVFLSPDGVSWGSAVATGNGTGPLVTTDFPAQNARYVKVVQTGTSTSWWSVSEFNAYTTGGGSGGGPSVLPRTGWTASASSTGGGDVPANMLDGNAASRWSSGVPMTSGQSVRVDTGAVRSLARITMDSGGSAADYARGYQVFLSPDGVSWGSAVATGNGTGPLVTTDFPAQNARYVKVVQTGTSTSWWSVSEFNAYG
- a CDS encoding 4-hydroxybenzoate 3-monooxygenase: MTDSQNSGALRDKADVVVLGAGPAGLVLGNLLQTSGIDCVVLERATRAEVQARSRAGFLAANTVRILDRHGLAEDLHRRGREHATCEFRTEDGRFSLDYATLGRGERHTVYPQHALVTDLLTRFLDTGGQVRFGTEALTVRDADSTRPTVTVRDAEGRTGSWRGRYVAGCDGRHGAARRSLPPGAVRRHHLDHGVSWLGLLAEAPPSLDAVGYAVHPRGFAGHMARTPEVTRYYLQCERGTSPDSWSGDRIWDELSLRLRAADYGPLHRGPVVHRAVIDLESDVLEPLRHGSLLLAGDAASLLSPSAAKGANLAVLEAEILALALIDDLGHGDPAGLDRYSARCLEHIWRAQEFSGWMVRLLHGAPGPGGASMFQDALRRSRLASLGSSRSCQDWFAEHYVGV